The Synechococcales cyanobacterium T60_A2020_003 nucleotide sequence ACTGAAGGAAACGCCTTATTCTCAATACGGTGTGCTTCTTGCTGTGACCAATTACAATTTATTTTCGGTGGATTCATCCATTCCGAGTCTTAAAAATATCAAGAAAAAGAGGTTGGGTATTAGGTCAATGCAGACCTTAAGGGCGATTGAGTATTGATTTGGGCTAACGTCGGTTTCAGTTCAAAATCGCCTTCCAAGGGAGAGATTTTTGAGGGTTTCACGCTCTATCGAGGGAAAGAATTCGCAGTGCCTCCCCCTCGGCTGCGAATGGGTATGCTCCGACGTTTTTGTGCATGCAGCGTACGGGATGCCCATGGGAAATGCCGCCGCACCCATGTATCTAAAAAAAGCCGCACTTCCCAGGAGAAATGCGGCACCTTAGAGGATGTTTTGAACAGAGGGGAGGAAAGAAATTAGGGAGCTAGAGCACTACCGCGCAACAAGCTTCCAATGGTTTTGGCCGTGATTTTGATCTGAACCAAAGGATTTGCCGGAACCACCGTCTTGTACAAATAGCTGTCAAAAGTCAGCTTCTGTACATCGCGATCCGCGCACATTTCTACAAACGCCTCACGGGTTGCATCCGAGCGATAGAAGACTCGCTGGAGAACATCCAGCACCTTGTAGGTCAAACCATACTTAGTATCCCAGCGCTTCAGGTAAACCTTCAGCTCATCTTCCGTGGGAACCCGCTGACCGTTGTTGGAATACTCCACGATCGTTTCGGCACACATCCGACCGGACTTCGCGGCAAAGTAAATCCCTTCACCGGAGGACTTCGTAACGTAGCCCGCTGCATCGCCCACTAGAGCTACACGACCCACGACACGACGCGGACGGGGATGCTCAGGAATGGGGTGCGCTTCTACCTTGATAATGCTGCCGCCTTCGAGCTTACGGGCTGCCCGTGCCCGGATTCCAGCCTGCAAGTTCTTGATCAAGGACTTGTTGACCTTCATCGTGCCTGTACCGACCGCAACGTGGTCGTACTTGGGGAATACCCAGGCGTAGAAGTCCGGGGAAACATCCGTGCCAACGTACATTTCCGCCATATCTTCGTAGAAAGCCATCTTGTCTTCAGGAAGACGAATGCGCTCTTGGAAGGCGATCGCATAGTTGTAGTCACCCGCATCGATGGCCTTTGCCACGCGAGAGTTTGCCCCATCCGCACCCACAATCATGTCTACCTGGAGGGTTTTGGCTTCCCCTTCGAGGCTGCCATTGGAATGATCGGCGTAGTGGAGGGTGTAAGGTGCAGTGCTGCTAGAGGGAATATCAATGGCGTGAACCGTGCCATTGATAATTTGTGCGCCCAGCTTGCCTGCGCGATCGCGCAAGAAACCGTCCAATACTTCCCGGCGGCACATGCCGATATATTCATTTTGATTTTCTAAATTAATATCCACCTCAATATTTGAAGGCGAAATCATCTTCATGCGACGAACGCGCCGATCGATGATTTCTGGAGGCAGATCAAACTCATTGACCATGCACAGCGGAATTGCGCCACCACAGGGTTTTGCATTATCCAGCTTGCGCTCGAACAAATATGTTTCGATACCTGCTTTTGCTAACGTCTCAGCAGCCGAAGAACCTGCTGGACCCGATCCAACAACAGCAACCCGTAGTGCCAAAGGTTCTCTCCCAAATCTTTAATAAACCTACCGAAAAGCATCGTATCACGGAGTTCTGACCGCTTGAGCGTGCGATCGCCCTCTTGTAATCGAATTGAAATAGAGCGTAACAAATCGCAATCAACTGTCGGCAATCTTGATGCTTGGGCAACAAACCCATCTATGGAACTGTAGAATAAGCGGGACTTTTGTCTAGAGGATTTGGATACTGATTTGCAAGTATCTAACAGGACTTACGCACTCCGTGCGGCGTCCTGAGTCGTTTAGGTGATTTTGCGTGGGTTACATCCGCGCAAAATCGCCCAATTGCCTAAGTCCTGTCTAAAAGGAATTCCGGCGTCTGAAGGTCAGTATTCAGACGCATGGGGATCATCAAACACACCGAGGATCGGAATCCAGTAAATCTCACAAAGTCCTTACGATTGGATCGCTCCCAGTGTCCCTCACAAAGCGCTACAATCGTTCGGGGCTATGAATTGAGTCTCCTTTTTTCAAGAACGTCTGTTTTCTTAACGCTATATTTTTGGCGATCGCCCCAGATTCTAAATCGGGTGATTGTGTCTTATTTCATCGACTTGCTTTGAATTGTCTTTGGTGAACCTTGAACGCTAGTAGGCGAATGTTCGCTGCATTTAGGCGATTGAGCTTTGATAACCTCTGAATTTTCCCTGGTCGTTACTCAATCTGCTTCTGGCTATGCCACTGAAACCGTCTCAAATCCGTCAAATCCTCAGTGCCAAGCGTGAGGACTTTAGCGCTTTTGACCGTGAAACGCTCAGTATTCTCAATAAGTATCGGGATGCGCTGAACGAAGTTTCCCACCTATCACCGGACGACATCGAATCCCGATTGGGAGATGCGTTGGATGTGGGCGCACGCCCCCTAGAGTCACTTGCGAAGACGGCGCATTGTGTTTTGCCGTGCAAGCTATGCTGGCCCAACCGAGAGCAAAGTTTGGCCTGGGTGCGCGATCGCCTTACGGGCGTTACCACCTTTGCAGTAGATGGCTCCCAGATCTATCCCAGCAAGGACCTTTCAATCCCGATTGCCCTAGTGCAGATTGGCTGGTTCGAGAATCTCCACCTGCCCACGGGAAATTACGAAAAGGATGTCGAACTCGACGTGATGACCCCTCAGGACTTACAGGTGGGCGACATGGGTCTGGCCGATCGGCGGGTGAACATGCGCCGCTTCCAAATGGAAACGGAGAAGCTCATCTCCTACATGGAAGCCCATCCGAATCCTGATAATCTGCTGGTGTTTCTGGATGGGTCGCTGGTGGCTAGCTTTGCTGATGCCTTTGACATCGAAAGCCGCAAATTCTACGTGGATTGCCTGGTGCGATTGTTGAAAACTAGCGAAGACCATCGCGTTCCCCTGGTTGCTTACATTGCTACATCGTCCGCAGACGACCTTACTGGAATGCTGCGTCACCTGATGAGCCTGCCCGAATCCCAGCACATCCACGATGCCCAAATTCTCAGCAAGTTCATGAACTGGGGCGATCGCACTCCCCTCTTCCTCTGTCAGCGCCCTGGCATTCTGGCGGATTACGGAGCCTTCCGCAACCGGATCGCGTTCACCTATCTCAAGACCACCCGCGAAGGATACCCTGCCCGCTTAGAACTGCCCCTTTGGATGCAGGAAGAGCCAGGTCTGATCAACCGTGTCATGGATTGGGTGCGCGGCGAAGTGATTGTGGGTGGTGGCTATCCCTACGTGATTGAAACGGCAGATCAGGTGGCCGTGCTCCAAGCCGAGGATCGGCAGACTTTCTACCGAATCCTGCAAGACTGGGCGGATCAGGAACATCTGAATCTCCGGTTCTCACCCAAGATGGTGAGCAAGGCTCGGCGGCGAGCGTAGAGGGTTCTGGTCTGAACGGTCAACCCCAGGGACTTAGGGCAGAACCGCAATACACTCAATTTCGACCCGGACATCCTTGGGCAGTCGGGAAACCTCGACGCAGGCACGGGCAGGGGCGGTGGCCTCATCGAAGAACTGAGCGTAGACTGCGTTCATGGCGGCG carries:
- a CDS encoding DNA double-strand break repair nuclease NurA produces the protein MPLKPSQIRQILSAKREDFSAFDRETLSILNKYRDALNEVSHLSPDDIESRLGDALDVGARPLESLAKTAHCVLPCKLCWPNREQSLAWVRDRLTGVTTFAVDGSQIYPSKDLSIPIALVQIGWFENLHLPTGNYEKDVELDVMTPQDLQVGDMGLADRRVNMRRFQMETEKLISYMEAHPNPDNLLVFLDGSLVASFADAFDIESRKFYVDCLVRLLKTSEDHRVPLVAYIATSSADDLTGMLRHLMSLPESQHIHDAQILSKFMNWGDRTPLFLCQRPGILADYGAFRNRIAFTYLKTTREGYPARLELPLWMQEEPGLINRVMDWVRGEVIVGGGYPYVIETADQVAVLQAEDRQTFYRILQDWADQEHLNLRFSPKMVSKARRRA
- the chlP gene encoding geranylgeranyl reductase, whose amino-acid sequence is MALRVAVVGSGPAGSSAAETLAKAGIETYLFERKLDNAKPCGGAIPLCMVNEFDLPPEIIDRRVRRMKMISPSNIEVDINLENQNEYIGMCRREVLDGFLRDRAGKLGAQIINGTVHAIDIPSSSTAPYTLHYADHSNGSLEGEAKTLQVDMIVGADGANSRVAKAIDAGDYNYAIAFQERIRLPEDKMAFYEDMAEMYVGTDVSPDFYAWVFPKYDHVAVGTGTMKVNKSLIKNLQAGIRARAARKLEGGSIIKVEAHPIPEHPRPRRVVGRVALVGDAAGYVTKSSGEGIYFAAKSGRMCAETIVEYSNNGQRVPTEDELKVYLKRWDTKYGLTYKVLDVLQRVFYRSDATREAFVEMCADRDVQKLTFDSYLYKTVVPANPLVQIKITAKTIGSLLRGSALAP